The Bacillus carboniphilus genome contains a region encoding:
- a CDS encoding RDD family protein — translation MDTTMDQFESEKLVVKSESSPRQYAGFWMRFWAYLVDLIVISSINGILLNPLYKLSPLERSEEFLSLSTFLSAVIIFGYFVLMTKFFSATIGKMLFGLKVVHINEESLSWSTIIFREWISRYFVYTIWILYIVVAFTPKKQGLHDIFSDTTVIHER, via the coding sequence ATGGACACGACAATGGATCAGTTTGAATCAGAAAAACTTGTGGTCAAGTCAGAATCTTCTCCTCGGCAATATGCGGGGTTTTGGATGAGGTTTTGGGCTTATTTAGTTGACCTTATTGTGATTTCGAGTATAAATGGAATTCTTTTAAACCCGCTTTATAAGCTTTCACCATTAGAGAGAAGCGAAGAGTTTCTTTCATTATCAACTTTTTTAAGTGCTGTGATTATTTTCGGTTATTTTGTCTTGATGACGAAATTTTTTAGCGCTACCATTGGAAAGATGTTATTCGGCCTTAAAGTAGTTCATATCAATGAAGAATCGCTTTCATGGTCAACGATTATTTTTAGAGAATGGATATCTCGTTATTTCGTTTACACTATTTGGATTTTGTATATTGTGGTTGCCTTCACACCTAAAAAACAAGGATTACATGATATATTTTCTGATACGACCGTCATTCATGAAAGATAA
- a CDS encoding class I SAM-dependent methyltransferase yields MKQSKVEDLYSKLNKGAEWICKKNDISYIEALTILADVLKGENEQESHFKELLELINPIHFDDYSKEEIRKSVQLVILKGQKEGTQPNHQMTPDAISIFMGYLVHKFVQVLENNKNVTVLDPVVGSGNLLTAVLNQLDVKTSYGIDIDEVLLKISMLNGNAQAHHLELFLQDSLMPFYIEPVDLVVADLPVGYYPNDENAATFELKSEQGHSYAHHLLIEQSLSYLKTDGYGFFIIPNQLFDSPEAHKLKTFLQKHAIVQGVIQLPLNVFKSEKYAKSIFILQKKGDETKAPKQAMLVNMPSFSDPSKVESVLGKIDQWIKENKII; encoded by the coding sequence ATGAAGCAATCAAAGGTTGAAGATCTATATAGTAAATTGAATAAAGGGGCAGAGTGGATTTGTAAGAAGAACGATATATCTTATATTGAAGCTTTGACCATACTAGCCGATGTTTTAAAAGGAGAAAATGAGCAAGAAAGTCACTTTAAAGAGTTGCTTGAACTAATTAATCCTATTCATTTTGATGACTATAGTAAAGAAGAGATAAGGAAATCTGTTCAATTAGTGATATTAAAAGGACAAAAAGAGGGAACACAACCTAATCATCAGATGACTCCAGATGCAATTAGTATTTTTATGGGGTATCTTGTTCATAAATTTGTTCAAGTGTTAGAAAATAATAAAAATGTCACAGTGTTAGACCCAGTTGTAGGAAGTGGGAACTTATTGACAGCTGTATTAAATCAGCTAGACGTTAAAACCTCTTATGGTATCGACATTGATGAAGTATTGTTGAAAATTTCAATGTTAAATGGGAATGCGCAAGCACATCATTTGGAGCTCTTTTTACAAGACAGCTTAATGCCTTTTTATATTGAACCTGTTGATCTTGTTGTTGCTGATTTACCAGTCGGCTACTACCCAAATGACGAAAATGCGGCAACCTTTGAATTGAAAAGTGAGCAAGGGCATTCTTATGCTCACCACTTATTAATTGAACAAAGCTTGAGCTATCTCAAGACAGATGGATACGGTTTTTTTATCATTCCTAATCAGTTATTTGATTCTCCTGAGGCGCATAAGTTAAAAACATTTTTACAAAAACATGCAATTGTACAAGGTGTCATCCAATTGCCATTAAATGTTTTTAAGTCAGAGAAATATGCAAAGAGTATCTTTATTTTACAAAAGAAAGGAGATGAAACGAAAGCTCCTAAGCAGGCGATGTTGGTCAACATGCCTAGCTTTTCTGACCCATCTAAAGTAGAGTCTGTACTTGGAAAAATTGATCAATGGATTAAAGAAAATAAAATTATTTAA
- a CDS encoding DUF2953 domain-containing protein, which translates to MYRKFIDTYTVDKAVSMKERLLYVFWVGIVLALIFFLLFLFIITNVSIIITYLHEQDEDQLVIRFRAWFGLLKYKYEVPFIKMEPDSTDVIVKEEKSAKKGQKDEKTDKITPEEVLDSLKEFKEFTERVRGLNLIIKRFLQRVKIKRFEWFSILGMKDAATTGFLIGTAWTIKMNIVSIISYHFRLVAQPIVSVEPNFHIPLSKTSFTCMIRFRIGYAMLAAFRLLINLRGGIKTIRKTNSKAQEM; encoded by the coding sequence ATGTATAGGAAATTTATTGATACCTATACTGTGGATAAGGCTGTTTCTATGAAAGAGAGGTTACTTTACGTGTTCTGGGTAGGAATTGTGCTTGCTCTTATCTTTTTCCTCTTATTTTTATTCATCATTACCAACGTCTCCATTATCATTACTTATTTACATGAACAGGATGAAGACCAGCTCGTAATTAGATTTCGAGCTTGGTTTGGCTTATTAAAATATAAATATGAGGTTCCTTTTATTAAAATGGAACCTGATTCTACAGATGTCATTGTTAAAGAAGAAAAGTCTGCAAAAAAAGGACAAAAAGATGAAAAGACAGACAAAATTACCCCGGAAGAAGTGTTAGATAGTCTTAAAGAGTTTAAAGAATTCACTGAAAGAGTTAGAGGGCTAAATTTAATCATAAAAAGATTTTTGCAACGAGTGAAAATTAAACGTTTTGAGTGGTTTAGCATTCTAGGAATGAAAGATGCTGCTACAACAGGATTTCTAATTGGGACGGCTTGGACCATTAAAATGAACATTGTTTCGATTATCAGTTACCATTTTAGATTGGTTGCTCAGCCAATCGTGTCAGTTGAACCTAATTTTCACATCCCTCTTTCAAAAACTTCCTTTACATGTATGATTCGTTTTCGAATCGGTTATGCTATGTTAGCAGCTTTCCGTTTGTTGATAAATTTACGTGGTGGAATAAAAACGATTCGGAAAACAAATTCTAAGGCGCAAGAAATGTAA
- a CDS encoding SDR family oxidoreductase → MRHALITAGSKGLGRKVTEHLLEKNYCVTVNYRSDFHAVEELIGDYKQKKDNIHIVQGDVTNKEDIIKIVQSSYKKFGRIDTLINNAGPYIFERKKLVDYEDVEWYSMIEGNLSSVFHFVKQVVPIMREQHFGRIINYGFQGAEHASGWLYRSAFSAAKAGLASLTKTLAIEEAENGITVNMVCPGNIAGRMKESTIDEARNRRDDKPIGRSGTGEDIARLIGFLIHEQSDLITGSIIEATGAENVIHRFR, encoded by the coding sequence GTGAGACATGCCCTCATAACGGCAGGGTCCAAAGGACTGGGACGGAAAGTAACAGAACACCTTTTAGAAAAAAATTATTGTGTTACGGTCAATTATAGAAGTGATTTCCATGCAGTGGAAGAACTAATTGGTGACTATAAACAAAAAAAAGACAATATTCATATTGTCCAGGGCGATGTAACGAACAAAGAGGATATCATCAAAATTGTACAGTCATCATATAAAAAATTTGGACGAATTGATACCTTAATTAATAACGCTGGTCCTTATATTTTTGAGAGAAAAAAATTAGTTGATTATGAAGATGTTGAATGGTATTCAATGATTGAGGGGAATTTGAGTTCTGTTTTTCATTTTGTAAAACAGGTAGTGCCTATTATGAGGGAACAACATTTTGGTCGAATCATCAATTATGGATTTCAAGGGGCAGAGCACGCATCTGGTTGGCTTTATCGTTCTGCCTTTAGTGCAGCCAAAGCGGGTCTTGCCTCTTTAACTAAGACGCTAGCAATTGAAGAGGCTGAAAATGGCATTACAGTAAATATGGTTTGTCCAGGAAATATTGCGGGTAGAATGAAAGAATCGACGATTGATGAAGCGAGAAACAGGCGTGATGATAAACCTATTGGAAGATCAGGAACAGGGGAGGATATTGCTCGATTAATTGGTTTTCTAATTCATGAACAATCAGATTTAATTACAGGGTCCATTATTGAAGCAACAGGTGCGGAAAATGTCATTCATCGTTTCAGGTGA
- a CDS encoding acetate kinase, translating into MKKVLAVNAGSSSFKFQLFEMPSEHVITKGIVERIGLNESIFTITVDGEKKTEVTDIPNHAVAVQMLVERLTNFGIIQSLQEIDAVGHRVVHGGEKFSDSVLITDEILSEIEALSELAPLHNPANIIGIKAFKEVLPHAPAIAVFDTAFHQSMPEQSYLYSLPYEYYRDYGIRKYGFHGTSHKYVSERASELLGRPIEQLRLISCHLGNGASIAAIEGGKSIDTSMGFTPLAGVAMGTRSGNIDPALLPFIMEKTNKTAEEVLDVLNKKSGLLGITEMSSDLRDIEGAAEEGNERAELALQVFASRIHKYIGSYAARMSGVDAIIFTAGIGENSTEVRERVLRGLEFMGVYWDPALNKVRGEEAFLSYPHSPVKVIVIPTNEEVMIARDAVRLAM; encoded by the coding sequence ATGAAAAAAGTATTAGCAGTAAATGCGGGAAGCTCATCTTTTAAATTTCAGTTATTTGAAATGCCTTCGGAACATGTTATTACAAAAGGAATTGTTGAAAGAATTGGGTTAAATGAATCTATTTTTACGATTACTGTAGATGGAGAGAAGAAAACAGAAGTTACGGATATTCCAAACCATGCAGTTGCTGTTCAAATGCTTGTTGAACGTTTGACGAATTTTGGTATCATTCAATCTTTACAAGAGATCGATGCTGTTGGTCATCGTGTTGTACATGGAGGAGAGAAGTTTTCTGATTCTGTACTTATTACAGATGAAATATTATCTGAAATTGAAGCATTATCTGAATTAGCGCCACTTCATAATCCGGCAAATATTATTGGCATAAAAGCCTTTAAGGAAGTACTTCCACATGCACCAGCCATTGCTGTTTTCGATACAGCCTTTCATCAGTCGATGCCCGAACAATCATATCTTTACAGTCTACCATATGAGTACTATAGGGATTATGGAATTCGTAAATATGGTTTTCATGGGACAAGTCATAAATATGTTTCTGAACGAGCGTCTGAGCTTTTAGGGCGTCCAATTGAACAATTACGTTTAATTTCTTGTCATTTAGGAAACGGGGCTTCTATTGCAGCAATTGAAGGAGGAAAATCAATTGATACTTCAATGGGCTTCACACCGTTGGCTGGTGTGGCAATGGGGACGAGATCAGGAAATATAGATCCAGCGCTACTTCCGTTCATTATGGAGAAAACGAACAAAACGGCTGAAGAAGTTCTTGATGTTTTAAATAAGAAAAGTGGTCTATTAGGAATTACGGAAATGTCTTCTGACTTACGTGATATTGAAGGAGCAGCAGAAGAAGGAAATGAACGAGCAGAATTAGCTCTTCAAGTATTTGCGAGTCGTATCCATAAATATATTGGTTCATATGCTGCACGTATGAGCGGCGTTGATGCGATTATTTTCACTGCTGGAATTGGTGAGAACAGTACGGAAGTAAGGGAGAGAGTGTTAAGAGGTCTCGAATTTATGGGTGTTTATTGGGATCCAGCTTTAAATAAAGTAAGAGGAGAAGAAGCGTTTTTAAGCTATCCGCACTCTCCTGTGAAAGTAATTGTCATCCCAACAAATGAAGAAGTGATGATTGCTCGTGATGCGGTAAGACTAGCAATGTAA
- the ytrI gene encoding sporulation membrane protein YtrI yields MAQRFFVGVVIGTIISWWFFVYSYGIYQEEYLNTISELQNDKEGLENKIKVLQDDYNVLNKKNQQQLSIQDITISIQNADQYKLREYSKQEIIADLKEDLSSLIAKDIKSVSKTQFLIKKTIENKIYNIDNKKYKLELKVLVIDTTLVVDVELLFSK; encoded by the coding sequence TTGGCACAGCGCTTTTTTGTTGGGGTTGTGATTGGAACCATAATTAGTTGGTGGTTTTTTGTATACAGTTACGGTATATACCAAGAAGAATACTTAAATACGATTTCAGAACTACAAAACGACAAAGAAGGTTTGGAGAACAAAATAAAAGTCTTACAAGATGATTACAATGTATTAAATAAAAAAAATCAACAACAACTTTCTATTCAAGATATCACTATTTCTATCCAAAATGCAGATCAATACAAACTCCGTGAATACTCGAAACAAGAAATCATTGCGGATTTAAAAGAGGACTTATCCTCCCTTATCGCAAAAGATATCAAAAGTGTAAGTAAAACTCAATTTTTGATTAAAAAAACAATCGAAAACAAAATTTACAATATTGATAATAAAAAATATAAGCTGGAATTAAAAGTTCTTGTTATTGATACAACCTTAGTCGTTGATGTGGAACTGCTGTTTTCAAAATAA
- a CDS encoding YtpI family protein has protein sequence MHIFVILIIFALMFYLYYKVKFFRSSKEMERQWLSAKSSIALGAFVFFFGVNQFFLFRSSLSIIIGAIFVVIGLGSVWAGFKAYRFYLPLAIKENSETTK, from the coding sequence TTGCATATCTTTGTGATACTGATTATATTTGCTCTTATGTTTTACTTATATTATAAAGTTAAGTTCTTCAGGTCTTCAAAAGAAATGGAACGACAATGGCTTTCAGCTAAATCAAGTATCGCACTAGGAGCATTCGTTTTCTTCTTTGGAGTCAATCAATTTTTTCTTTTCAGATCTTCTCTATCCATTATAATTGGAGCAATATTTGTGGTCATTGGTCTTGGAAGTGTTTGGGCTGGCTTTAAAGCTTATCGCTTTTATTTACCTTTAGCCATCAAAGAAAATAGCGAAACGACAAAATAA
- a CDS encoding metal-dependent hydrolase, with amino-acid sequence MKVSYHGHSIVLIETKGKKIIIDPFITGNSLTDLDANNLKVDVIILSHGHNDHVGDTVQLAKQNDALVVAPFELATFLGFKGCQTHPMHIGGKHEFDFGLVKFTQAFHGSSFIDEDNQQIVYTGMPAGILLTIDEKTIFHAGDTGLFSDMKLIGERNQIDLAFLPIGDNFTMGPEDALLAASWLNVKKVVPIHYNTFPVIEQDPYAFAEQVTPGEGIVLEVGECIKV; translated from the coding sequence ATGAAGGTTTCTTATCATGGACATTCAATTGTCCTAATTGAAACAAAAGGAAAGAAAATTATTATTGATCCTTTTATTACAGGAAACAGTCTTACAGATCTTGATGCTAACAATTTAAAAGTTGATGTTATTATATTATCTCATGGTCATAATGATCATGTAGGGGATACAGTTCAGTTAGCTAAACAAAATGATGCGTTAGTAGTAGCTCCTTTCGAATTGGCGACTTTTTTAGGGTTTAAAGGTTGTCAAACCCACCCGATGCACATAGGTGGTAAGCATGAATTTGATTTTGGATTAGTCAAATTCACTCAAGCTTTTCATGGATCTAGCTTTATAGACGAAGATAATCAACAGATTGTATATACAGGAATGCCTGCTGGTATATTGCTTACCATTGATGAGAAAACGATCTTTCATGCAGGGGATACAGGACTATTTTCAGATATGAAGCTTATTGGAGAAAGGAATCAAATTGACCTTGCGTTCCTACCGATTGGAGATAACTTTACAATGGGACCTGAAGACGCTTTACTAGCAGCAAGCTGGTTAAATGTAAAGAAGGTCGTTCCTATCCACTACAATACGTTCCCAGTCATAGAACAAGACCCGTATGCATTTGCTGAACAGGTAACTCCAGGTGAGGGGATTGTACTAGAAGTAGGCGAATGTATTAAAGTATAA
- the tpx gene encoding thiol peroxidase, whose amino-acid sequence MASITFKGNPVTLIGEEVSAGDLAPNFHVLANDLSEVTLEDSKGSVRILSVVPSIDTGVCDAQTRRFNEESASLNGVEVLTISMDLPFAQRRWCGANGIEHVQTLSDHRDASFGEAYGVLIKELRLLARAVFVIDANDKIVYVEYVKEATDHPDYEAAIEVAKNA is encoded by the coding sequence ATGGCAAGCATAACATTTAAAGGGAATCCTGTTACTTTAATTGGAGAAGAAGTAAGTGCCGGAGATTTAGCACCTAATTTTCATGTTTTAGCTAATGATCTTTCCGAGGTGACTTTAGAGGATAGTAAAGGTTCTGTTCGCATATTATCTGTCGTTCCTTCTATTGACACTGGCGTTTGTGATGCTCAAACAAGAAGATTTAACGAAGAATCTGCATCTTTAAACGGTGTTGAAGTTTTAACGATAAGTATGGATTTACCATTTGCACAAAGACGTTGGTGTGGTGCGAACGGAATTGAACATGTACAAACGTTATCAGACCATCGAGATGCTTCTTTTGGTGAAGCTTATGGGGTTTTAATCAAAGAGCTTCGTTTACTTGCACGTGCGGTATTTGTTATAGATGCAAATGATAAAATTGTGTATGTAGAATATGTTAAAGAAGCAACGGATCACCCGGATTATGAAGCTGCCATTGAAGTAGCTAAAAATGCATAG
- a CDS encoding DHH family phosphoesterase: protein MKQKILEEIQKHNTIIIHRHVRPDPDAYGSQCGLAEILRESFPDKNVFVVGEEDPSLTFMASMEVIEDSTYEGSLVIVCDTANKERISDQRYNQGNQLIKIDHHPNEDPYASIEWVDSSASSVSEMIYEFYLFGKTKGLKMNNTAAELIYLGIVGDTGRFLFPSTSPKTFQYASDLLKWEISLAELYQGLYKIKPAVAKLSGVVLQTFEQLPSGAAFVKLTKETLERYGVSVQETSQLVGTLGHIEGIKAWIFFVEEENQIRVRLRSKGPVINELAKRYNGGGHPMASGATIKKWGEADHVVAELDKICSGS from the coding sequence TTGAAGCAAAAAATATTGGAAGAAATCCAAAAACATAATACCATTATTATTCATAGACATGTAAGACCTGATCCAGATGCGTATGGTTCTCAATGTGGATTGGCAGAGATTTTAAGAGAATCTTTTCCTGATAAAAATGTATTTGTTGTTGGAGAGGAAGATCCTTCTTTAACTTTTATGGCTTCAATGGAAGTCATTGAAGATTCAACATATGAGGGCTCTTTAGTCATCGTCTGTGACACAGCTAATAAAGAAAGAATATCAGATCAACGCTATAATCAAGGGAATCAATTAATTAAAATTGATCATCACCCAAATGAAGATCCATATGCAAGCATAGAATGGGTTGATTCATCCGCAAGTAGTGTGAGTGAAATGATATATGAGTTTTACTTATTTGGAAAAACTAAAGGGTTGAAAATGAATAATACAGCAGCTGAACTTATTTATCTCGGTATAGTTGGTGACACAGGAAGATTTTTATTCCCTTCTACCTCACCAAAAACATTTCAATATGCGAGTGATCTATTAAAATGGGAGATATCATTAGCAGAATTATACCAAGGATTATATAAAATAAAGCCAGCAGTGGCAAAATTAAGTGGGGTCGTTTTGCAAACGTTTGAACAATTGCCATCTGGAGCAGCCTTTGTCAAATTAACGAAAGAAACATTAGAAAGATACGGAGTTTCTGTCCAAGAAACCTCTCAACTTGTCGGAACTCTTGGTCATATTGAAGGTATAAAAGCGTGGATCTTTTTTGTAGAAGAGGAAAATCAAATCAGAGTTCGACTTCGTTCTAAGGGGCCTGTTATTAATGAATTAGCAAAACGTTATAATGGTGGGGGGCATCCAATGGCTTCTGGAGCCACTATAAAAAAATGGGGGGAAGCTGATCACGTAGTTGCTGAACTGGACAAAATATGTAGTGGTTCCTAA
- a CDS encoding DRTGG domain-containing protein, which yields MATKHEQILQYIDGLEVGEKISVRSIAKEMNVSEGTAYRAIKEAENKGYVSTIERVGTIRIEKKKKENIEKLSYAEVVNIVDGQVLGGRTGLHKTLNKFVIGAMKLEAMMKYTGANNLLIVGNRTNAQQSALKAGAAVLITGGFDTDDEVVKLADEQELPIISTSYDTFTVATMINRAIYDQLIKKEIVQVEDILTPIEKTIYLSARDSVEKWFEVNKRTGHGRFPVVDEQLKVIGIITSKDAMGQDQHTLIDKVMTKNPITIIGKTSVASAAQIMVWEGIEVLPVVGENNKMIGIISRQDVLRALQSINRQPQIGEKLDDTVTSHIVSVDEDNEKDVYRCTVTPQMTNHLGTVSYGVFATLMTEATNRYLRSKKKGDLVVESMTIYFLKPVQMESILHIRPSILEVGRKFGKVEVEVYLETVIVGKAMMMVQLIDR from the coding sequence TTGGCTACAAAACATGAACAAATATTGCAGTATATAGATGGATTAGAAGTTGGTGAGAAAATATCTGTACGTTCGATTGCCAAAGAAATGAATGTAAGTGAAGGAACAGCTTACCGGGCAATTAAAGAAGCGGAGAATAAAGGGTATGTCTCTACGATCGAACGTGTTGGAACAATTCGAATTGAAAAAAAGAAAAAAGAAAACATAGAAAAACTTTCTTATGCAGAAGTAGTAAATATTGTGGATGGCCAAGTACTTGGTGGACGAACAGGTTTACATAAAACGTTGAATAAATTCGTCATTGGTGCGATGAAACTCGAGGCAATGATGAAATATACAGGAGCTAATAACCTTCTAATTGTTGGAAATAGAACGAATGCCCAACAGTCAGCTTTAAAAGCTGGTGCAGCAGTACTCATTACTGGAGGATTTGATACAGATGATGAAGTGGTTAAGTTAGCAGATGAACAAGAGCTTCCAATCATTTCAACAAGTTATGATACTTTTACTGTGGCAACCATGATAAATAGAGCTATTTACGACCAATTAATAAAAAAGGAAATCGTCCAAGTTGAAGATATTTTAACTCCTATTGAGAAAACCATTTATTTGTCTGCTAGAGATTCTGTTGAAAAATGGTTTGAGGTAAATAAAAGAACCGGTCATGGCAGGTTTCCAGTAGTAGATGAACAATTAAAAGTAATCGGCATTATTACATCAAAGGATGCAATGGGGCAGGATCAGCATACGTTGATTGATAAAGTGATGACGAAAAACCCCATTACGATTATAGGAAAGACATCAGTAGCTTCTGCTGCACAAATAATGGTTTGGGAAGGGATAGAAGTATTACCTGTTGTGGGAGAAAATAATAAAATGATTGGTATCATTAGTCGTCAAGACGTATTAAGGGCTCTGCAATCAATCAATAGACAACCACAAATAGGAGAAAAACTAGACGATACGGTCACTAGTCACATTGTAAGTGTTGATGAAGACAATGAAAAAGATGTTTATCGTTGTACAGTGACTCCGCAAATGACCAACCATCTTGGAACTGTATCTTATGGTGTGTTTGCTACATTGATGACAGAAGCAACCAATCGTTATTTACGTTCGAAGAAAAAAGGTGATTTGGTTGTTGAAAGCATGACCATTTATTTTTTAAAACCTGTTCAAATGGAGAGCATACTTCATATACGTCCCAGTATTTTAGAAGTCGGTAGAAAGTTTGGTAAAGTAGAAGTAGAGGTTTATTTAGAGACAGTAATTGTAGGAAAAGCTATGATGATGGTGCAACTTATCGACCGTTAA
- a CDS encoding DUF368 domain-containing protein, translating to MKWKNIYRGFLMGTSDIIPGVSAGTIAVLLGIYNSLLAAINGFFSKEWKKHLGFLIPLGVGVISAILLLSHLLESLLENYQEPTHLFFLGLILGILPFLVFQADVKNNFTSRHYILLIVAAIAIASMVFLDQNTSQWQVIGMKEIVLLFLSGWVASMAMLLPGISGSFILLIFGVYATVLGGVNDLNLIILIPVALGVMLGFISMSKLLNYLMSAHTSIMYALIIGMVTGSLAVVYKGFSSNILLCLLTFTLGFIIAILLGNLEYKK from the coding sequence ATGAAATGGAAAAATATATATAGAGGTTTTTTAATGGGAACGAGTGATATTATACCAGGGGTAAGCGCTGGAACTATTGCCGTTTTACTTGGTATTTATAATAGCTTACTTGCAGCAATCAACGGTTTTTTCTCAAAAGAATGGAAAAAACACCTAGGATTTCTCATTCCATTAGGGGTAGGCGTTATATCTGCTATTCTGCTGTTAAGTCACTTACTCGAGAGTTTATTAGAAAATTATCAAGAACCTACTCACCTCTTTTTTCTAGGATTAATTTTAGGAATTCTTCCATTTTTAGTATTTCAAGCAGATGTTAAAAACAATTTTACAAGTAGACATTACATTCTTCTTATTGTTGCTGCAATTGCTATCGCATCTATGGTCTTTTTAGATCAAAATACATCTCAATGGCAAGTTATCGGCATGAAAGAAATAGTCCTATTATTTTTATCTGGTTGGGTAGCTAGTATGGCGATGCTTCTTCCGGGAATTAGTGGCTCTTTTATACTCTTAATATTTGGCGTTTATGCCACCGTCCTTGGAGGAGTTAATGACCTTAATCTCATTATTTTAATTCCTGTTGCTCTAGGCGTGATGCTTGGGTTTATTTCAATGAGTAAATTATTAAACTATTTAATGTCTGCTCATACGAGTATTATGTACGCACTCATTATTGGTATGGTAACTGGCTCACTTGCTGTAGTATATAAAGGATTTTCAAGTAATATTTTATTGTGCCTCCTTACCTTTACCTTAGGGTTTATCATCGCTATTTTACTAGGAAACTTAGAATATAAAAAATAG
- the sppA gene encoding signal peptide peptidase SppA, translating into MNGKRWGALGIASFLFIFSLFTSFIPEREQPEDNLSTFLNEFGEGFSETVIEEGTGMTTKKIVVLNVDGVIQDTGEDALFAEGYHHREFLAMLDEAAEDDNVKGILLRVNSPGGGVMESAEIHEKIVEIKEEYNKAVYVSMGSLAASGGYYISAPATKIVAAPETLTGSLGVIMQSINFSEFANELGVKFETIKSGKYKDIMSSSREMTEDERKILQELVDESYEGFVDVIANGRNMTEDEVKKIADGRIYSGSQAKELNLVDELGFFDDALITMKEDLDLKNAKVVEYESSMGLNSLFKMSATKIFSGEFELISMYKMATNPNTSRLMYLYTE; encoded by the coding sequence ATGAATGGTAAACGCTGGGGAGCGCTAGGGATAGCGAGTTTTTTATTTATTTTTTCGCTATTCACAAGTTTCATACCAGAAAGAGAACAACCGGAAGACAACCTATCCACCTTTTTAAATGAATTTGGTGAAGGGTTTTCTGAAACTGTGATTGAAGAAGGTACTGGTATGACAACTAAAAAGATTGTCGTATTAAATGTAGATGGTGTCATTCAAGATACTGGAGAAGATGCTTTATTTGCAGAAGGGTATCATCATCGGGAATTTCTCGCTATGCTTGATGAAGCAGCAGAAGATGACAATGTTAAAGGGATTCTGCTTCGAGTCAATTCTCCTGGTGGTGGCGTAATGGAAAGTGCAGAAATCCATGAAAAGATTGTTGAAATAAAAGAAGAATACAATAAGGCAGTCTATGTATCTATGGGCTCATTAGCCGCATCAGGTGGATATTATATTTCAGCTCCAGCAACTAAAATTGTTGCCGCTCCAGAAACCTTAACAGGATCTTTAGGTGTTATTATGCAGAGCATTAACTTTAGTGAATTTGCAAATGAACTTGGAGTTAAGTTTGAAACAATCAAGAGTGGAAAGTATAAAGATATTATGTCTTCATCTAGAGAAATGACAGAAGATGAACGAAAAATTCTTCAAGAGTTAGTAGATGAATCATATGAAGGATTTGTGGATGTCATTGCAAATGGTCGAAATATGACAGAAGACGAAGTGAAAAAAATTGCAGATGGAAGAATTTACAGTGGAAGTCAAGCGAAAGAACTTAATCTTGTCGATGAACTAGGTTTTTTTGATGACGCCTTAATCACTATGAAAGAAGATTTAGACTTAAAAAATGCGAAAGTGGTTGAATACGAATCAAGTATGGGATTGAACTCTTTATTCAAGATGAGTGCAACGAAAATCTTCTCTGGCGAATTTGAACTAATTTCAATGTATAAAATGGCAACTAACCCAAATACTTCACGTCTCATGTACTTATATACTGAATAG